The following are from one region of the Sandaracinus amylolyticus genome:
- a CDS encoding tetratricopeptide repeat protein, translating into MRARVEERAGALVLGVLLVAMIAVLAPVRARAGDIEDFEIARQAYEQRDFSRAVFYFEQLVGGDVPRLSSPALVAEARKYLGAAYVFVGRREAAREQFERLLREQPTYVLDPLLFPLEVQELFASVRDRLELERREAEARAAVEARAARERERAERLLAFAEEEIRLELPNSRWLALVPFGVGQFQNGDDPLGWTFLLSETAFAGAAIGALIWHQELSAQVARAQTVGDIDAVQEGNRLLEIAFGIHWAGLGALAAFAIAGIAEAQIRFVPTRVVTQRRRAPEELREELDTDRDAIQEANPTVSDLHIGLGIGGLSLSFSF; encoded by the coding sequence ATGCGCGCACGCGTCGAGGAACGCGCGGGCGCGCTCGTCCTCGGCGTGCTGCTCGTCGCGATGATCGCGGTGCTCGCTCCAGTGCGCGCGCGCGCGGGCGACATCGAGGACTTCGAGATCGCGCGCCAGGCCTACGAGCAGCGCGACTTCTCGCGCGCGGTCTTCTACTTCGAGCAGCTCGTCGGCGGCGACGTGCCGCGTCTCTCGAGCCCCGCGCTCGTCGCCGAGGCGCGCAAGTACCTCGGCGCCGCGTACGTGTTCGTCGGCCGCCGCGAGGCCGCGCGCGAGCAATTCGAGCGCCTCCTGCGCGAGCAGCCCACGTACGTGCTCGATCCGCTGCTCTTCCCGCTCGAGGTGCAGGAGCTCTTCGCATCGGTCCGCGACCGCCTCGAGCTCGAGCGCCGCGAGGCCGAGGCCCGCGCCGCCGTCGAGGCGCGCGCCGCGCGCGAGCGCGAGCGCGCAGAGCGCCTGCTCGCGTTCGCCGAAGAGGAGATCCGCCTCGAGCTCCCGAACTCGCGCTGGCTCGCCCTCGTCCCCTTCGGGGTCGGCCAATTCCAGAACGGCGACGACCCGCTCGGCTGGACCTTCCTGCTCTCCGAGACCGCGTTCGCCGGCGCCGCGATCGGCGCGCTGATCTGGCACCAAGAGCTCTCCGCGCAGGTCGCGCGCGCCCAGACCGTCGGCGACATCGACGCGGTGCAGGAGGGCAATCGCCTCCTCGAGATCGCGTTCGGCATCCACTGGGCCGGCCTCGGCGCGCTCGCGGCCTTCGCGATCGCCGGCATCGCCGAGGCGCAGATCCGCTTCGTCCCGACGCGTGTCGTCACCCAGCGCCGCCGCGCGCCCGAGGAGCTCCGCGAGGAGCTGGACACGGACAGAGACGCGATCCAGGAAGCCAATCCCACCGTCTCCGACCTCCACATCGGGTTGGGGATCGGCGGGCTCTCGCTCTCCTTCTCGTTCTGA
- the rpsL gene encoding 30S ribosomal protein S12, which yields MPTINQLVRKGREKVRHKTASPALQECPQKRGVCTRVYTTTPKKPNSALRKVARVRLSNGIEVTTYIPGEGHNLQEHSVVLIRGGRVKDLPGVRYHVVRGALDASGASGPSNTNKAIRTQGRSKYGVKRAKK from the coding sequence ATGCCGACCATCAATCAGCTCGTTCGTAAGGGACGCGAGAAGGTTCGCCACAAGACGGCGTCCCCCGCGCTCCAGGAGTGCCCGCAGAAGCGCGGCGTCTGCACCCGCGTGTACACGACCACGCCGAAGAAGCCGAACTCGGCGCTCCGCAAGGTCGCCCGCGTGCGCCTCTCGAACGGCATCGAGGTCACGACGTACATCCCGGGCGAGGGCCACAACCTGCAGGAGCACTCGGTCGTGCTCATCCGCGGTGGCCGCGTGAAGGATCTCCCCGGCGTGCGCTACCACGTCGTCCGCGGCGCGCTCGACGCGTCGGGCGCGTCGGGCCCGTCGAACACGAACAAGGCGATCCGCACCCAGGGTCGCTCGAAGTACGGCGTCAAGCGCGCCAAGAAGTGA
- the rpsG gene encoding 30S ribosomal protein S7, with protein sequence MPRRREVPKRKILPDPKFHDRMIAKFCNVVMKDGKKSTAEHIVYGALDVIGNRYKEDPIEVFRKAIDTVKPKVEVKSRRVGGATYQVPVEVRPERRVALAMRWLVDYARDRGEKTMVERLAAELKEASEGRGNAVKKREDVHKMADANKAFAHYRW encoded by the coding sequence ATGCCGCGCCGCCGCGAAGTCCCCAAGCGCAAGATCCTCCCCGATCCGAAGTTCCACGATCGGATGATCGCCAAGTTCTGCAACGTCGTCATGAAGGACGGCAAGAAGAGCACGGCCGAGCACATCGTGTACGGCGCGCTCGACGTGATCGGCAATCGCTACAAGGAGGACCCGATCGAGGTCTTCCGCAAGGCGATCGACACGGTGAAGCCGAAGGTAGAGGTCAAGAGCCGCCGTGTCGGTGGCGCGACCTACCAGGTTCCCGTCGAGGTCCGCCCGGAGCGCCGCGTCGCGCTCGCGATGCGCTGGCTCGTCGACTACGCCCGCGATCGCGGCGAGAAGACGATGGTCGAGCGCCTCGCGGCGGAGCTGAAGGAAGCGTCCGAGGGCCGTGGCAACGCGGTCAAGAAGCGCGAGGACGTGCACAAGATGGCCGACGCCAACAAGGCGTTCGCCCACTACCGCTGGTGA
- the fusA gene encoding elongation factor G, with product MPREYPLERTRNIGIMAHIDAGKTTTTERILFYTGVNYKIGEVHDGAATMDYMEQEQERGITITSAATTCFWRPELGLFNGQQFRVNIIDTPGHVDFTIEVERSLRVLDGAVTVFDGVAGVEPQSETVWRQADRWRVPRICFINKMDRAGANFDRSFLSIKERLGANAIAVQLPLGTEENHRGILDIVRMKAFVFHDDAKGSKYDVVEIPAEYQEQANKTRERLLEAVAELDDKLMERYLEGDTSFTVDEILGALRTGTLAFKCVPVICGSAFKNKGVQLLLNAVVDFLPSPLDIPPVQGEDVDDPEKKLNRKADDNEPFAGLAFKIINDPFVGQLTFIRVYSGTLETGTSVLNSTKGKRERVGRLLRMHANKREEIKDIQAGNICAAVGLKDVRTGDTLCDEKHPIILERMVFPEPVISQAIEPKTKADQTKLGEALGKLIAEDPSFRAFTDPETGQTIIAGQGELHLEIMVDRLKREHKVECNVGAPEVAYRESITKPVKKIEGKYVKQSGGRGQYGHVYIDLEPGAPGSGFVFENGIVGGVVPKEFIPPVEKGIRDAMTRGVLAGYPVIDVKARLVDGSYHDVDSNANAFEIAGSMAFQEAAKRSGLNLLEPMMAVEVVCPEDFMGDVIGDLNSRRGQVKNMDQRGNMKVVTADVPLANMFGYSTDLRSKTQGRASYTMTFAHYAAVPNNVADQIISKVKGKG from the coding sequence GTGCCCCGCGAGTACCCGCTCGAGAGAACGCGCAACATCGGCATCATGGCGCACATCGATGCCGGCAAGACCACGACGACCGAGCGCATCCTCTTCTACACGGGCGTCAACTACAAGATCGGCGAAGTCCACGACGGCGCTGCAACCATGGACTACATGGAGCAGGAGCAGGAGCGTGGAATCACGATCACCTCCGCGGCGACGACCTGCTTCTGGCGGCCCGAGCTGGGCCTCTTCAACGGTCAGCAGTTCCGCGTCAACATCATCGACACCCCCGGGCACGTCGACTTCACGATCGAAGTCGAGCGCTCGCTGCGCGTGCTCGATGGCGCGGTGACGGTGTTCGACGGCGTCGCCGGCGTCGAGCCGCAGTCCGAGACGGTGTGGCGTCAGGCCGACCGTTGGCGTGTTCCGCGCATCTGCTTCATCAACAAGATGGACCGCGCGGGCGCGAACTTCGACCGCTCGTTCCTGTCGATCAAGGAGCGCCTCGGCGCGAACGCGATCGCGGTGCAGCTGCCCCTCGGCACCGAGGAGAACCACCGCGGCATCCTCGACATCGTCCGCATGAAGGCGTTCGTCTTCCACGACGACGCGAAGGGCTCGAAGTACGACGTCGTCGAGATCCCGGCGGAGTACCAGGAGCAGGCGAACAAGACGCGCGAGCGTCTGCTCGAGGCGGTCGCCGAGCTCGATGACAAGCTCATGGAGCGCTACCTCGAGGGCGACACGAGCTTCACGGTCGACGAGATCCTCGGTGCGCTCCGCACTGGCACCCTCGCGTTCAAGTGCGTGCCCGTCATCTGCGGGTCGGCCTTCAAGAACAAGGGCGTCCAGCTCCTCCTCAACGCGGTCGTCGACTTCCTCCCGTCGCCCCTCGACATCCCGCCCGTGCAGGGCGAGGACGTCGACGATCCGGAGAAGAAGCTCAACCGCAAGGCCGACGACAACGAGCCCTTCGCCGGTCTCGCGTTCAAGATCATCAACGATCCCTTCGTCGGTCAGCTGACCTTCATCCGCGTCTACTCGGGCACGCTCGAGACCGGCACCTCGGTGCTCAACAGCACCAAGGGCAAGCGCGAGCGCGTCGGCCGTCTCCTCCGCATGCACGCGAACAAGCGCGAGGAGATCAAGGACATCCAGGCGGGCAACATCTGCGCGGCCGTCGGCCTCAAGGACGTCCGCACGGGTGACACGCTCTGCGACGAGAAGCACCCGATCATCCTCGAGCGCATGGTCTTCCCGGAGCCCGTGATCTCGCAGGCGATCGAGCCGAAGACGAAGGCCGATCAGACCAAGCTCGGCGAGGCGCTCGGCAAGCTGATCGCGGAGGACCCGTCGTTCCGCGCGTTCACCGACCCGGAGACCGGCCAGACGATCATCGCCGGCCAGGGCGAGCTGCACCTCGAGATCATGGTCGACCGCCTGAAGCGCGAGCACAAGGTGGAGTGCAACGTCGGCGCTCCCGAGGTCGCGTACCGCGAGTCGATCACGAAGCCGGTCAAGAAGATCGAGGGCAAGTACGTCAAGCAGTCGGGTGGTCGTGGTCAGTACGGCCACGTCTACATCGATCTCGAGCCGGGCGCGCCGGGCAGCGGCTTCGTGTTCGAGAACGGGATCGTCGGCGGCGTGGTGCCGAAGGAGTTCATCCCGCCGGTCGAGAAGGGCATCCGTGACGCGATGACGCGTGGCGTGCTCGCCGGCTACCCGGTGATCGACGTCAAGGCGCGCCTCGTCGACGGCAGCTATCACGACGTCGACTCGAACGCGAACGCGTTCGAGATCGCCGGCTCGATGGCGTTCCAGGAAGCCGCGAAGCGCTCGGGCCTCAACCTCCTCGAGCCGATGATGGCAGTCGAGGTGGTCTGTCCCGAGGACTTCATGGGCGACGTCATCGGCGACCTCAACTCGCGCCGTGGCCAGGTCAAGAACATGGACCAGCGCGGCAACATGAAGGTCGTCACTGCCGACGTGCCGCTCGCGAACATGTTCGGTTACTCGACGGATCTGCGCAGCAAGACGCAGGGTCGCGCGAGCTACACGATGACCTTCGCGCACTACGCCGCGGTCCCGAACAACGTCGCGGATCAGATCATCTCGAAGGTCAAGGGCAAGGGCTGA
- the tuf gene encoding elongation factor Tu, translating to MAKEKFVRTKPHVNVGTIGHIDHGKTTTTAAITKVAAKKFGGKEISYSDIAKGGTVRDDSKIVTIAVSHVEYESEKRHYAHVDCPGHADYIKNMITGAAQMDGAILVVSALDGPMPQTKEHVLLAGQVGVPKIVVWLNKVDAVEDPDLLELVEMEVRDLLNKYKFDGDNAPVVRGSALKAMQGDPEGEQTVINLLNALDAWIPEPVRDTDKPFLMAIEDVFSIKGRGTVVTGRIERGVIKVGEEVEILGFRDTRKTTVTGVEMFRKLLDQGQAGDNVGCLLRGIEKDDVERGQVLAKPGSVKTHKKFNAEVYVLKKEEGGRHKPFFTNYRPQFYMRTTDVTGTIHLAEDVKMVMPGDNVSMTVELITSVALEEQQRFAIREGGRTVGAGVITKIIE from the coding sequence ATGGCCAAGGAAAAGTTCGTCCGGACCAAGCCGCACGTCAACGTCGGCACGATCGGTCACATCGATCACGGCAAGACCACGACGACCGCGGCGATCACGAAGGTCGCGGCGAAGAAGTTCGGCGGCAAGGAGATCTCGTACTCCGACATCGCCAAGGGCGGCACCGTCCGCGACGACTCGAAGATCGTCACGATCGCGGTCTCGCACGTCGAGTACGAGTCGGAGAAGCGCCACTACGCGCACGTCGACTGCCCCGGTCACGCCGACTACATCAAGAACATGATCACCGGCGCCGCCCAGATGGACGGCGCGATCCTGGTGGTCAGCGCGCTCGACGGCCCGATGCCGCAGACGAAGGAGCACGTGCTCCTCGCGGGTCAGGTCGGCGTGCCGAAGATCGTCGTCTGGCTCAACAAGGTCGACGCGGTCGAGGACCCGGACCTGCTCGAGCTCGTCGAGATGGAGGTCCGCGACCTCCTCAACAAGTACAAGTTCGACGGCGACAACGCGCCGGTCGTCCGCGGCTCGGCCCTCAAGGCCATGCAGGGCGATCCCGAGGGCGAGCAGACCGTCATCAACCTGCTCAACGCGCTCGACGCGTGGATCCCCGAGCCGGTTCGCGACACCGACAAGCCGTTCCTGATGGCGATCGAGGACGTGTTCTCGATCAAGGGCCGCGGCACGGTCGTCACGGGCCGCATCGAGCGCGGTGTGATCAAGGTCGGCGAGGAAGTCGAGATCCTCGGCTTCCGCGACACCCGCAAGACCACGGTCACCGGCGTCGAGATGTTCCGCAAGCTGCTCGATCAGGGCCAGGCCGGTGACAACGTCGGCTGCCTCCTGCGCGGCATCGAGAAGGACGACGTCGAGCGCGGCCAGGTGCTCGCGAAGCCCGGCTCGGTGAAGACGCACAAGAAGTTCAACGCCGAGGTCTACGTCCTGAAGAAGGAGGAGGGCGGCCGTCACAAGCCGTTCTTCACCAACTACCGCCCGCAGTTCTACATGCGGACGACGGACGTGACCGGCACGATCCACCTCGCCGAGGACGTGAAGATGGTCATGCCGGGCGACAACGTCTCGATGACCGTCGAGCTCATCACGTCGGTCGCGCTCGAGGAGCAGCAGCGCTTCGCGATCCGCGAGGGCGGCCGCACCGTCGGCGCCGGCGTCATCACGAAGATCATCGAGTGA
- the rpsJ gene encoding 30S ribosomal protein S10: MAAATKIRIRLKAYDHRLLDQSASEIVDTAKRTGARVAGPIPLPTRISKFTVLRGPHVDKKSREQFEIRTHKRLLDILEPNQQTLEALMKLDLSAGVEVEIKS; encoded by the coding sequence ATGGCTGCTGCCACGAAGATCCGGATTCGCCTCAAGGCGTACGACCACCGCCTGCTCGACCAGAGCGCGTCGGAGATCGTCGACACCGCGAAGCGGACCGGCGCGCGCGTCGCGGGACCGATCCCGCTGCCCACCCGCATCTCGAAGTTCACGGTTCTCCGTGGCCCCCACGTCGACAAGAAGTCGCGTGAGCAGTTCGAGATCCGCACTCACAAGCGCCTTCTCGACATCCTCGAGCCGAACCAGCAGACGCTCGAGGCCCTCATGAAGCTCGATCTCTCGGCGGGTGTCGAGGTCGAGATCAAGAGCTGA
- the rplD gene encoding 50S ribosomal protein L4, producing MAKIPVYNLRRESVGELELSDEVFGRDVNEALLYEVVKAQLASKRSGTHKTKNRAEVSGSTKKIYRQKGTGSARHGDRNAPNFVGGGQVHGPVPRDYSYRPNRKQRIGALASALSMKLKEGRLTVVDTFELAEIKTKALAGVLSTLKVGKSSLIVDAKGNDNLQLSARNLETHQYLPPEGVNVYDLLRHEHVVLTKSAAQALEARCKSA from the coding sequence ATGGCAAAGATTCCGGTCTACAACCTGCGCCGCGAGAGCGTGGGCGAGCTCGAGCTGTCGGACGAAGTGTTCGGCCGCGACGTCAACGAAGCGCTTCTCTACGAAGTCGTGAAGGCGCAGCTCGCGAGCAAGCGCTCGGGCACGCACAAGACGAAGAACCGCGCCGAGGTCTCGGGCAGCACGAAGAAGATCTACCGCCAGAAGGGCACGGGCTCGGCGCGTCACGGCGACCGCAATGCCCCGAACTTCGTCGGTGGTGGCCAGGTCCACGGCCCCGTGCCGCGCGACTACTCGTACCGTCCGAACCGCAAGCAGCGCATCGGCGCGCTCGCGAGCGCGCTCTCGATGAAGCTCAAGGAAGGCCGCCTCACGGTGGTGGACACCTTCGAGCTCGCCGAGATCAAGACGAAGGCGCTCGCGGGCGTCCTCTCGACGCTCAAGGTCGGCAAGAGCTCGCTGATCGTCGACGCCAAGGGCAACGACAATCTCCAGCTCTCGGCGCGCAATCTCGAGACGCACCAGTATCTTCCGCCCGAGGGCGTCAACGTGTACGACCTGCTCCGTCACGAGCACGTCGTGCTGACCAAGAGCGCGGCGCAGGCCCTCGAGGCCCGCTGCAAGAGCGCGTGA
- a CDS encoding 50S ribosomal protein L23: protein MLPEHVIKRPLILTEKGNALRETQNKYLFEVSRDANKIEIKNAVETLFNVAVVDVQTMIVRGRMRRMGRGHAKTQNWKKAIVQVREGETIDLGEGT, encoded by the coding sequence ATGCTTCCCGAGCACGTCATCAAGCGCCCGCTGATCCTGACCGAGAAGGGCAACGCTCTGCGTGAGACGCAGAACAAGTACCTCTTCGAGGTCTCGCGCGACGCGAACAAGATCGAGATCAAGAACGCGGTCGAGACGCTCTTCAACGTCGCAGTCGTCGACGTGCAGACGATGATCGTCCGCGGTCGCATGCGCCGCATGGGGCGCGGTCACGCGAAGACGCAGAACTGGAAGAAGGCGATCGTGCAGGTCCGTGAGGGCGAGACGATCGACCTCGGTGAAGGGACCTGA
- the rplB gene encoding 50S ribosomal protein L2 produces MAIRKFKPTSAGRRHFEVPDFSVLTKGAAVERKLTEAQYSKAGRNNSGRITSRFRGGGHKRRYRVIDFKRNKIGVPAKVHSIQYDPNRSARVALLHYVDGEKAYILAPDGLKQGDTVVSSKNADITPGNALRLRFIPVGTMVHNIELKIGKGGQLVRSAGAAAQLMAKDGEYAQVRLPSGEVRMVHLNCRATVGQVSNLQHARVSHGKAGRTRWLGRRPHNRGVAMNPVDHPMGGGEGRTSGGRHPCSPWGQLAKGLKTRTNKTSDKFIVKRRDK; encoded by the coding sequence ATGGCGATCCGCAAGTTCAAGCCGACGTCGGCGGGACGGCGCCACTTCGAGGTGCCGGACTTCTCGGTCCTCACCAAGGGCGCGGCGGTCGAGCGCAAGCTGACCGAGGCGCAGTACTCGAAGGCGGGCCGCAACAACAGTGGCCGCATCACCTCGCGATTCCGCGGCGGTGGCCACAAGCGCCGCTATCGCGTCATCGACTTCAAGCGCAACAAGATCGGCGTGCCCGCGAAGGTGCACTCGATCCAGTACGATCCGAATCGCTCGGCGCGCGTCGCGCTCCTGCACTACGTCGACGGCGAGAAGGCGTACATCCTCGCGCCGGACGGCCTGAAGCAGGGCGACACCGTCGTCTCGAGCAAGAACGCGGACATCACGCCGGGCAACGCGCTTCGTCTGCGCTTCATCCCGGTGGGCACGATGGTCCACAACATCGAGCTCAAGATCGGCAAGGGCGGTCAGCTCGTCCGCTCGGCCGGCGCTGCCGCGCAGCTGATGGCGAAGGACGGCGAGTACGCGCAGGTTCGTCTGCCCAGCGGCGAGGTCCGCATGGTGCACCTGAACTGCCGCGCGACCGTCGGTCAGGTCTCGAACCTGCAGCACGCACGCGTCTCGCACGGCAAGGCGGGCCGCACGCGCTGGCTCGGTCGCCGTCCGCACAACCGCGGTGTCGCGATGAACCCGGTCGATCACCCGATGGGTGGTGGTGAGGGCCGCACGTCCGGTGGTCGTCACCCCTGCTCGCCGTGGGGCCAGCTCGCGAAGGGCCTGAAGACCCGCACGAACAAGACGAGCGACAAGTTCATCGTCAAGCGCCGCGACAAGTGA
- the rpsS gene encoding 30S ribosomal protein S19, with the protein MARSLKKGPFVDAPLAAKVETSARNNDRRVIKTWSRRSTITPDFVGLSFNVHNGRKFITVFVTENMVGHKLGEFAPTRTFGGHAADRKAKAPAGKK; encoded by the coding sequence ATGGCACGCTCGCTCAAGAAGGGCCCCTTCGTCGACGCCCCGCTCGCCGCCAAGGTCGAGACGTCGGCTCGCAACAACGATCGCCGCGTCATCAAGACGTGGTCGCGTCGTTCGACGATCACCCCCGACTTCGTCGGTCTGAGCTTCAACGTCCACAACGGACGCAAGTTCATCACGGTGTTCGTCACCGAGAACATGGTCGGTCACAAGCTCGGCGAGTTCGCGCCCACGCGCACGTTCGGCGGGCACGCGGCGGATCGCAAGGCGAAGGCGCCGGCCGGCAAGAAGTGA
- the rplV gene encoding 50S ribosomal protein L22, producing MEAIAKARNQRIAVRKARVIANLIRGRNAAEALEMLRFTKKAAAPIVAKLLDSAISNARQKDQNVDLDNLVVKTVFADKAPDRFMRRWRPRAQGRATRITKGMSHITLVVSDEG from the coding sequence ATGGAAGCCATCGCGAAGGCTCGGAACCAGCGTATCGCCGTCCGTAAGGCGCGCGTGATCGCGAACCTGATCCGTGGACGCAACGCCGCCGAGGCGCTCGAGATGCTGCGCTTCACCAAGAAGGCGGCCGCGCCGATCGTGGCGAAGCTCCTCGACAGCGCGATCTCGAACGCGCGTCAGAAGGACCAGAACGTCGATCTCGACAACCTCGTCGTGAAGACGGTCTTCGCGGACAAGGCGCCCGATCGCTTCATGCGCCGCTGGCGTCCGCGCGCCCAGGGCCGCGCGACCCGCATCACCAAGGGCATGAGCCACATCACGCTCGTCGTCTCGGACGAAGGCTGA
- the rpsC gene encoding 30S ribosomal protein S3, which yields MGQKTHPYGFRLGVIRTWNSKWYEDKNYSKWLHEDLALREHVRENYAHAGIAAIEIERAANKVKVVISTSRPGIIIGKRGAGVEQLRGELQKLTGNELFVDITEVRKAETNAQLVAENIATQLERRVAFRRAMKKALQTAMKFGVKGIRIYAGGRLGGAEIARSERYREGRVPLHTLRADIEFGVATAKTTYGTIGVKVWIFKGEVLPQRRRRQPVAG from the coding sequence GTGGGTCAGAAGACGCATCCGTACGGGTTCCGCCTCGGAGTGATCCGAACCTGGAACTCCAAGTGGTACGAGGACAAGAACTACTCGAAGTGGCTCCACGAGGACCTCGCCCTTCGTGAGCACGTTCGCGAGAACTACGCGCACGCGGGCATCGCCGCGATCGAGATCGAGCGCGCCGCGAACAAGGTGAAGGTCGTCATCTCGACCTCGCGCCCCGGCATCATCATCGGCAAGCGCGGTGCGGGCGTCGAGCAGCTGCGTGGCGAGCTCCAGAAGCTCACCGGCAACGAGCTCTTCGTCGACATCACCGAGGTCCGCAAGGCCGAGACGAACGCGCAGCTCGTCGCCGAGAACATCGCGACGCAGCTCGAGCGCCGTGTGGCGTTCCGCCGCGCGATGAAGAAGGCGCTCCAGACCGCGATGAAGTTCGGCGTGAAGGGCATCCGCATCTACGCCGGCGGCCGCCTCGGTGGCGCCGAGATCGCGCGCTCGGAGCGCTACCGCGAGGGCCGCGTGCCGCTCCACACGCTCCGCGCCGACATCGAGTTCGGCGTGGCGACGGCGAAGACGACGTACGGCACGATCGGCGTCAAGGTCTGGATCTTCAAGGGCGAGGTGCTCCCGCAGCGCCGTCGCCGCCAGCCCGTCGCCGGCTGA
- the rplP gene encoding 50S ribosomal protein L16: protein MLQPKRTKFRKSHTGNLRGVAQRGSSVSFGDFGLQALESGHITSRQIEAARMAIQRHAKRAGKLYIRIFPDQPFTKKPLETRMGTGKGAVEGWRAQILPGRILYEMEGVEESVAREAFRLAGHKLPVATRFVMRSQQL, encoded by the coding sequence ATGCTGCAGCCCAAGCGCACCAAGTTCCGCAAGTCGCACACCGGCAATCTCCGTGGCGTCGCCCAGCGCGGCAGCTCGGTCTCGTTCGGTGATTTCGGCCTCCAGGCCCTCGAGAGCGGGCACATCACCTCGCGTCAGATCGAGGCCGCTCGTATGGCCATCCAGCGCCACGCGAAGCGCGCTGGCAAGCTCTACATCCGCATCTTCCCCGACCAGCCCTTCACGAAGAAGCCGCTCGAGACCCGAATGGGTACCGGCAAGGGCGCAGTCGAGGGTTGGCGCGCGCAGATCCTCCCCGGCCGCATCCTCTACGAGATGGAGGGCGTCGAAGAGTCGGTCGCGCGCGAGGCGTTCCGTCTGGCCGGGCACAAGCTGCCGGTCGCCACCCGCTTCGTGATGAGGAGTCAGCAGCTGTGA
- the rpmC gene encoding 50S ribosomal protein L29, with product MTKPSELRDKTDDELKELEKSMTRELWQSRFSNYSNQLDDTDKIRRLRRDIARVKTLMTERATKAAGENG from the coding sequence GTGACGAAGCCTTCCGAGCTCCGTGACAAGACCGACGACGAGCTCAAGGAGCTCGAGAAGTCGATGACGCGCGAACTGTGGCAGTCGCGCTTCTCGAACTACTCGAACCAGCTCGACGACACCGACAAGATCCGCCGTCTCCGTCGCGACATCGCTCGCGTGAAGACGCTGATGACCGAGCGCGCGACGAAGGCCGCCGGCGAGAACGGGTGA
- the rpsQ gene encoding 30S ribosomal protein S17, whose amino-acid sequence MSDATQAKGPTPKNDEERGNKRHLVGRVISDTASAGRAKKTVTVEVVRRLRDPIYGKYIKRRKRYHAHDETEQFRTNDLIEIRESRPLSATKRWVAVRLVDRPEEV is encoded by the coding sequence ATGAGCGACGCGACGCAGGCCAAGGGGCCGACGCCGAAGAACGACGAGGAGCGCGGGAACAAGCGCCACCTGGTCGGCCGTGTGATCAGCGACACCGCGAGCGCGGGCCGCGCGAAGAAGACCGTGACGGTCGAGGTGGTCCGCCGCCTTCGCGACCCGATCTACGGCAAGTACATCAAGCGCCGCAAGCGCTACCACGCGCACGACGAGACCGAGCAGTTCCGCACGAACGATCTCATCGAGATCCGTGAGAGCCGCCCGCTCTCGGCCACGAAGCGCTGGGTCGCCGTGCGCCTCGTCGATCGCCCCGAGGAGGTCTGA
- the rplN gene encoding 50S ribosomal protein L14 has protein sequence MIQQQTELDVADNSGAKRVECIKVLGGSRRRWAGLGDLIVVAVKEALPTAKVKKGDVAKAVVVRTRREYQRADGSYIKFDQNSAVLLNAQLEPIGTRIFGPVARELRGKKFMKIISLAPEVV, from the coding sequence ATGATCCAGCAGCAGACCGAGCTCGACGTCGCCGACAACAGCGGCGCGAAGCGCGTGGAGTGCATCAAGGTCCTCGGCGGCTCGCGTCGTCGCTGGGCCGGCCTCGGCGACCTGATCGTCGTCGCAGTGAAGGAAGCGCTCCCCACGGCGAAGGTGAAGAAGGGTGACGTGGCGAAGGCCGTCGTCGTCCGCACCCGCCGCGAGTACCAGCGCGCCGACGGCAGCTACATCAAGTTCGACCAGAACAGCGCGGTGCTGCTCAATGCGCAGCTCGAGCCGATCGGCACGCGCATCTTCGGGCCGGTGGCGCGCGAGCTCCGTGGCAAGAAGTTCATGAAGATCATCAGCCTCGCGCCCGAGGTGGTGTGA
- the rplX gene encoding 50S ribosomal protein L24 produces the protein MRVKKDDQVVVIAGKDKGTKGRVLRVIREEDRVIVEGVNRVKRHTKPTPKNPSGGIIEKEAAIHISNVMLVDAKTDKPTRVRFAEKDGKKVRVAVKSGANID, from the coding sequence ATCCGCGTCAAGAAGGACGACCAGGTCGTCGTCATCGCCGGCAAGGACAAGGGCACGAAGGGCCGCGTCCTGCGCGTCATCCGCGAGGAGGATCGCGTGATCGTCGAGGGCGTGAACCGCGTGAAGCGGCACACCAAGCCCACGCCGAAGAACCCGTCGGGCGGCATCATCGAGAAGGAAGCCGCGATCCACATCTCGAACGTGATGCTCGTCGACGCGAAGACGGACAAGCCCACGCGCGTCCGCTTCGCCGAGAAGGATGGCAAGAAGGTCCGCGTTGCCGTGAAGAGCGGCGCGAACATCGACTGA